The Rhodococcus rhodochrous DNA window GAACTGGTGGCACGTCGCGCTCTCGACTGGGCGATCGAACACAGCCGTCCGGGTGCGGTTCTCAACGTCAACATCCCCGACATACCCGTCCACGAGTTGCGCGGATTGCGCAGCGCCCCGCTGGCGGAGTTCGGTGCCGTCCAGGCGGAGATCGGGGAGGTCGAGGACGACGGCGACATCTCCCGCGCCCTGCCGATCACCTTCCGGGCGGTCGAACTCGACGAATCCAACGACAGCGACGCCGTTCTCGTGTGTCAGGGGTGGGCGACCGCGACCGTGCTGACGATGCCTTTCGAGGTGGCGGAGGCCGATCTCGGCACTCTGGAGTTCGCCCACTCGGACAGTTCGCAGCAGTAGGCTCGGATCCCGCTCGGTCACGGACGCCGTGACCGAGCGGTCCCGACCGTCAAAAAGACTCAGGCTCTGCGATTCTCAGGCCACTGCGGTTCTCAGGCCACTGCGGCTCTCAGGCCACTGCGGAATTCGAGACGAAGCCGGGAATCGGCGTCACGACGGACCGTTCCGTACGACCGGCCGTGTCCGTCACGGACTGCACGAACCTGCCGGCCTCGGCAAGCGCGCGCCGACTCTCGGGAAGACTGTCGGCGAAGATCGGGAACGCATGCACCTGGTGTCGCCACAAGTGGAGGTCGCAGCTCACGCCGGCCTCCCGCACGGCCCGAGCCATGGATTCGGCGTCGCTGCGCAGCAATTCGTCGTGACCGGCGTGGATCATCACCGGGGGCAGCACACTGAGGTCGTTGTCCAGCGGGCACATCAGTGGTCCGGGCTCCCCGTCGACGGTCAGGCGGGTATGAGTGCCCTCGATATAGCGCACGAGCGACTGCACCGCCGATCCGGGGAACATGGGGCAGGCCGCCTGCATGTCGTGTTCGGCGCGACGATCCGAATCGAGGTCGACCAGCGGCGACAGCGCGACGATTCCAGCCGGTCGGGGCAGGTCGGATTCCGCGATGGCCAGGGCCGTCATGAACGACAGGTATCCACCGGCAGAGTCGCCTGCGATGACGATGTCCTCTCCGCGATAGCCCTTCTCGCACAACCACTCGTAGCCGCGTACCGCGTCGTCCACCGCGTGCGCGATGGGAGCGTTCGGCAGCATCCGGTAGTCGACGCTGAGAACCGCGCCGTCGGCGCGATCCGACAGGCTCACGGCGAGCGAACGGTGAGTGTTCAGTCCGCACATCAGGAAAGCGCCGCCGTGGAGATACAGCACCGCGCGCTTGGTCGATCGCCCTTCCGCGCGGATCCACTCGGCACTGCACGTGCCCAGGTCGACGTCCACGTACTGCGCCCCGGAGGGCTTGGGGAGCAGGGACGCAGCGCCGTCGACGACCGACAGTGGCCACGCGAGGTCCGGCCGGGCCATCCATGCCCCGACGACCGGCTTCGCGAGTGCACGCACCGCGCCCCGAACGACTCGGGAGCGCACGCTACCGCCTCGGTGGGTGCGGCTGACGCCCTCACATCCACCGAAGTCGTCGATCTCCGAAGACAGCACTGGAACCTCCCGTGGATCACCCCACGAAACCGGTTGATTTCTTTCGTCTTACGAGGCGTGGTACTGCGGTTTACCCACGCTTGTCCGGAATCGAAACACCCGGTTTCGGGCAACGAACCGGAAAAGTCGGGTGCTACGCCCTCTTACAGGACCCGTTTACCGACCCGGTCGGGGAGGGTAACCAGCGCGTATGCCTACCGAGACCACGGTGTCCCTCTGGCGGGATCGCGCTTCACGGACCGCGATGTCCGACCGGACTGCGCCGACTGCGCTGTACGACGACTGGACGGCCCGCCGGGAGCGCTACGACGTCGTGGTCGTCGGTGCCGGGATCACGGGCACCGTGACCGCCCTGCTCCTCGCCGAACGGGGACTGCGCGTCGCGGTGGTCGAAGCCCGGGACATCGGGGCCGTGACCACCGGAAACACCACCGGCAAAGTGAGCGTCCTGCAGGGCACGCGCCTGTCGCAGATCGGCCGCAGACATTCCGGGGCGATCCGTCAGGGATACGTCGACGGCACCCTCGCGGCGCAACGGTGGGTGGTCGACTTCTGCACGCAGCACGGACTCGACTTCGATCGTGCGGACGCCTATACCTACGCGCAGGACCCGTCGAACGTGAGCATGATCGACGCGGAGTACCACCACTGCCGCGCCGCCGGACTGCCGGCCGAACGGGTCGGCGAGATCCCGCTGCCCTTCGGCGTGGCCGCGGCGGTCACCATCCCCGACCAGGTGCAGGTCGATCCCATGCCCATCCTGTTCACGGCGGTCGACCGGGCACGCACGGTCGGCGCCGAGGTGTTCGTCGGGCGTCGCGTGAAGACCGTGGACACCGAGGACACAGGATGCATCGTCCGCACCGACGACGGCGACATCCGTGCAGATCGCGTGGTACTCGCGACCGGCATCCCCATCCTCGACCGTGGCGCGTTCTTCGCCCGTCTGGAACCCGATCGCTCGTACTCCATCGCCGTCGAGGTGCCCGGTGGGCCTCCGGAGGGGATGTTCCTGTCCGCCGACAGTCCCACCCGATCGCTCCGCACCGCCTCCGCGGTGGGAACGTCCTCGTCGGCGGACCGGCTGCTGCTCGTCGGCGGCAACGGGCACGTCGTCGGCCGGCACGATTCGACCCGTTCCGCGTACGACGACCTGCTGCGGTGGACTCAGCGGACGTTCCCCGGCGCCCACGAGCTGTACCGCTGGTCGGCGCAGGACTACACGAACATGGACAGCCTCCCCGAGGTCGGGCCCGTCCTGCCCGGCGCCGACCGGATCTGGGTGGCGACCGGCTTCGGCAAGTGGGGCATGACCGGCGGGGTCGCGGCGGCCCACATCATCGCGTCCCGGTTCTCGGAGTCGCCGGATCCCGAGGTCGAGGCGTGGGCGCCCGCCATGGCGGCCTGGCGCACCGAACTGGTGACCGGCACTCCCACCGCAGCCAAGCTCAATGCCACCGTCGCATTGCACATGGCCAAGGGCTGGCTGCAGGCCGCGACGTCCTCCGGATCGGAGCCGGAAGAAGGACAGG harbors:
- a CDS encoding alpha/beta hydrolase, coding for MLSSEIDDFGGCEGVSRTHRGGSVRSRVVRGAVRALAKPVVGAWMARPDLAWPLSVVDGAASLLPKPSGAQYVDVDLGTCSAEWIRAEGRSTKRAVLYLHGGAFLMCGLNTHRSLAVSLSDRADGAVLSVDYRMLPNAPIAHAVDDAVRGYEWLCEKGYRGEDIVIAGDSAGGYLSFMTALAIAESDLPRPAGIVALSPLVDLDSDRRAEHDMQAACPMFPGSAVQSLVRYIEGTHTRLTVDGEPGPLMCPLDNDLSVLPPVMIHAGHDELLRSDAESMARAVREAGVSCDLHLWRHQVHAFPIFADSLPESRRALAEAGRFVQSVTDTAGRTERSVVTPIPGFVSNSAVA
- a CDS encoding FAD-dependent oxidoreductase, with the protein product MPTETTVSLWRDRASRTAMSDRTAPTALYDDWTARRERYDVVVVGAGITGTVTALLLAERGLRVAVVEARDIGAVTTGNTTGKVSVLQGTRLSQIGRRHSGAIRQGYVDGTLAAQRWVVDFCTQHGLDFDRADAYTYAQDPSNVSMIDAEYHHCRAAGLPAERVGEIPLPFGVAAAVTIPDQVQVDPMPILFTAVDRARTVGAEVFVGRRVKTVDTEDTGCIVRTDDGDIRADRVVLATGIPILDRGAFFARLEPDRSYSIAVEVPGGPPEGMFLSADSPTRSLRTASAVGTSSSADRLLLVGGNGHVVGRHDSTRSAYDDLLRWTQRTFPGAHELYRWSAQDYTNMDSLPEVGPVLPGADRIWVATGFGKWGMTGGVAAAHIIASRFSESPDPEVEAWAPAMAAWRTELVTGTPTAAKLNATVALHMAKGWLQAATSSGSEPEEGQGRVVRSCGRPVGVSTVDGRTHRVSAVCPHLGGILRWNDAESSWDCPLHGSRFAADGALLEGPATGNLSPR